The DNA window AATCTTCATGTTTCCAAAACTATCTGAATTAAGACGATCTGTCATCGGATATACTTTGAACCGTGGAGAACACTTCCGAGCGACTCGGCGCCCAGATCGGCGGCCAGCTCTATTTGGCGCACCGCTACGCGCGGGCGGCGGCCAACCGGGCATTGCGCGAACAGCACCTCGAGCTGCGCCATCTCGGGGTGCTCGCTTGCATCGCCGAAGTGGGACCGCTGAACCAGCGCGCCTTGGTCGACCGGCTCCAGCTGGACAAGTCGTCGATGGTCTACATCATCGATGAGCTGGAACGGCAGGGGCTGGCGCAACGGCGCAAGGACGAGCGGGACCGCCGCAGCTACGCCGTGCACATCACGCCGGAGGGCCGCAAGCGGCTCGCCGCGGCCAACAACACCGCCGACGAAGTGGTGACCGATCTGCTCGCGCCGTTCTCGGCGGCCGAACGCCGACAGCTGCACGAGCTGCTCGCGCGGTTCATCGAGCACGCCGCCGGACAAAGCTGAGGCTCGACCGACGGCGCTAAGGATCAGTTGCCGATATCGCGCGCGAGCAGATCGGCGGAGGTTTCGCGGCGTACCAACTGGCGCGCTCGACCGTGGTGCACCGCGATGATCGGCGGGCGACCCACGCTGTTGTAGGACGAGGCGAGGCTGTGGTGGTACGCGCCGGTGCACGGAACCGCGAGCACCTCGCCGGGGCGCAGGTCGGCGGGCAGGCGGACATCGATGGCGAGCACATCGCCCGCCTCGCAGTAGCGACCCGCCACCGTGGCGATCATCTGCGGACCGCACGGATGCCGATTGGCAACGACCACTTCGTAATTCGCGCCGTAGAGCGCGACCCGGGCGTTATCGCCCATGCCGCCGTCGACGGTGACGTAGGTGCGCCCGCCGTCGATGTGCTTGACCGACAACACCCGATACAGCGTCACTCCGGCCCGCGCCACGATGGCGCGGCCGGGTTCCATGGCGATATTCGGGCGCGGGAAGTGGTGTCGCGCGCAGCCCGCGTCCAGGGCGTCGTCGATGATGTCGGCGAGTTCGGTCAGATTCATCTCGGCGTCGCCGTTGCGGTAGGCGACCGCATGCCCGCCGCCCAGGTCGAGGTCGGTGAGGACGCAGCCGTAATCCTGGCGGACGCCGGCCATTTCGCCGATCATTCGGCGGATGGCCTCGCCGTAGTGGTCCGGATCGTAGATCTGCGAGCCGAGGTGGCAGTGGAAGCCGATCAGGTCGAGATTCGGCTGACGCATGATGCGCTCGATCGCCTCGGCGGCCATCGGGCTGCCGAGCGGAAAGCCGAATTTCTGGTCCAGCACACCGGTTTTCACGGCCGGATGCCCGTGCACGTCGATACCGGGAGACAGGCGGAGCAGTACCCGCTGCGGCCGGGTGGCCAGTGCGGAGAGCAGGGTGATCTCGGTCAGCGAGTCGACCACGATCCGGCCGACGCCGCAGCGCAGCGCGGCTTCGAGTTCGTCGCAGGACTTTCCGTTGCCGTGCAAGATGATTCGTGCCGGATCGACACCGGCAGCCAGTGCGATGGCCAGCTCGCCCGCCGAGCAGACATCCACCGAAAGTCCTTCTTGGGTAACCCATTGCGCGACCGCGCGGATCATCAGCGCCTTGCCTGCGTAGATGACCTCGGCCTCGGGGAAGGCCTTGCGGTAGGCGCGGCAGCGGGCGCGGACCTCCTGCTCGTCGAGCACGTAGGTCGCGGTGCCGTACTGGTCGGCGATATCGGCGAGGGCCACCCCGCCGAGGGTGATTCTGCCGTCGCCGTCATAGTGGGTATCCCGCGGCCAGACCGCCGCGTCCAAGCGCGAAGGCATTCCCGACCGCAGCGACGGGAAGATTTCGAGCAGCGTCACGTGGTTCTCCTGGGTGCGCCCCCGCTTTCTCGGAATGCGGGGCCGATTTCAGGACTACGCCGCCTCCTATTGATCATGGGCGATGCTGACGGATCCTTGACGCGCCGGATCCGGTTCCTGACGGGTTGCTGACCGACACCCCGGGCTCCGCACTGGAGGTTGGCTCCGCGCCGATCGATGACTCTGCACCGGCCGCAGCCCCGCGGTCGGTTGCGGGCTATGCGTCAGCGTGTGGTTGGTCAGCCGCCGAGTTTCTTGTAGAACGCGCCCGCGATCGGGGCGGTGAACGAGCGTGGGCCGTATTGGCCTGCGACGCTCATACCCTTGCTGATCAGGCCGGGGACCACGCGCATCTTGTTGCGGGCCAGGGCGTCGATGGAGATCTTGGCGGTGTATTCGGAGGTGACCCACATGAAGTCGGGGACCATGCGGTCGACGATGGAAGCCTCGGTGGGGTCCGGGGTTTCGGTGCGGACCGGGCCGGGGGCGAGCAGCGTGACGTGCACGCCCGAGCCCTTCAGTTCGCCGCGCAGCGATTCGGAGAAGGTGTTGGCGAAGGCTTTGCTCGCCGCGTAGGTCGTGTTGTTCGGGATCGGCATATTGCCCGCCGCCGAACCACTGATCAGGATGCCGCCGCCGCCCCTGGCGATCATCCCGGGCAGCACCGCCAGCGTGAGGTCGTGCACCGCGACCGCATTGAGCTCCATCTGGGCGCGCTCATAGGCCGGATCCAGTTCGGCGACCGCGCCGAAGGTGGCGATACCGGCGTTGTTGCACAGGATCGCGATATTGCGGGCCGACAGCTCCTCGACCAGCGGTCCGCGCGCGTCGCGGTCCGCGAGGTCGACCGCGCGCACCTCGGCGGTGATGCCGTGCGCCAGCGTCAGCCGCTGCGCCAGTTCATCGAGCACCGCACCGCGCCGGGCGACCAGGATCAGCGAGTAGCCGCGAGCGGCGAGTTCGGCGGCCAGCGCGGTGCCGATGCCGGAGGAGGCACCGGTGACGACCGCGCGATTCTCGGAGGTAGGGGAGGGCAGGCTCACCAGTGGAGCCTAAGTGAGGGTGCGTACCCACCCCACACCGGATTGGAGTGCCGTCGCCGGTGGGGCTTTCGATACTGATCACCAATCGGCACCAATGGCCTCAGCACCCCTTCCTGACCGGGATCCGGGCTGTTCAAAATTGTCGCGGACTTCGGCCGCGATGCAGGTCACGTGCATGTATGGTTTGCTGTCGCGCAATCGCGCTCGCCACGAGGTCATTTGGACCCCGGTGCGGGACGTCACCATCGCCCATTTGGCGCTTTCTGAAACAGCCCGGATCCCGCTAGATTCGGCAAGAATGGGCGCCAAGTGCTCCGCTACAGCCGGGCCGCCAGCCGCGTACCTTGGTCGATGGCGCGCTTGGCGTCGAGTTCGGCGGCCAGGTCCGCGCCGCCGATCAGGTAGACATTGGCGCCCGCGGCGCGCAGCGGCTCTTCCAGTTCGCGCACGGATTCCTGGCCTGCGCAGATGATCACGTTGTCGACCGGGATCAGTTGCGGGCGTTGGCGTTTCTCGCCGAAGCTGATGTGCAGGCCGTTGTCGTCGATGCGCTCGTAGTTCACGCCGCCGACGTGCTCGACGCCTTTGGCCTTGAGCGCCGCGCGGTGCACCCAGCCGGAGGTCTTGCCCAGGTCCTTGCCGAACGGGGTCGACTTGCGTTGCAGCAGTACGACTTCGCGGGCGGCCGGGGCGGGCTTGGGCGCGGTGAGCTGGCCGCGGACCTGCTCGTCGGCGGAGTCGATGCCCCATTCCTCCTTCCACTCGTCCAACTTGAGCGTGGGATGTCCTTCAACAGTGAGGAATTCGCTGACGTCGTAGCCGATGCCGCCCGCGCCGATGACGGCGACGCGCTTGCCGACGGGCCGTTCCTCGCGCACCAGTTCGGCATAGGACAGCACCATCGGGTGGTCGATGCCGGGGATATTCGGAATGCGCGGGCGCACACCGGTGGCCAGCACGATCTCGTCGTAGTGTGCCTCGATCAGCTCCGCGGCGGTGACCCGCTTGTTCAGGTGCACGGTCACGCCGGTGACCTCGAGCATCCTGGTGTAGTAGCGGATCGACTCGTTGAACTCTTCCTTGCCCGGAATGCGGCGGGCGATATCGAATTGACCGCCGATTTTGTCGTCGGCCTCGAAAAGGTCGACGCGATGGCCTCTTTCGGCGAGATTGACCGCCGCGGACAGTCCGGCCGGGCCCGCGCCGACCACCGCGACGCGCTTGGTGCGCCGGGTCGGCAGCAGCTTCAGCTCGGTCTCGTGACCGGCGCGCGGGTTCAGCAGGCAGGAGACGGTCTTGTGCTGGAAGGCGTGGTCCAGGCAGGCCTGATTGCAGGCGATGCAGGTGTTGATCTCGTCGACCCGGTTCGCCTCGGCCTTGTTCACCCATTCGGGATCGGTGAGGAAGGGCCGGGCCAGCGAAACCAGTTGCGCGTCACCACGAGTGAGGATTTCCTCGGCGATTTCGGGCATATTGATCCGGTTGGACGCGCAGACCGGAATATCGACCTGTTCGGTGATCTTCGCGGTGAATTCGACGAAGGCCGCGCGCGGCACCGAGGTGACGATGGTCGGCACCCGCGCCTCGTGCCAGCCGATATCGGTATTCAGGATGCTGGCGCCCGCGGCTTCGAGTTCCTTTGCCAGCAAGACGATTTCGTCGAAGGTCTGGCCCTTCTCGACCAGTTCGGCCATGGATAGCCGGAATATGATGATGAAGTTCGGGCCGACCGCGGCGCGGGTGCGGCGCACGATCTCCACCGCTAGTCGGCGGCGGTTCTCCGGCGTGCCACCCCACTTGTCGGTGCGCTTATTGGTGCGCGGCGCCAGGAACTGGTTGATGAAATAGCCCTCACCGCCCATGATTTCGCAGCCGTCATAGCCCGCGAACTGGGCCAGCTTCGCGCAGCGGACGTAGTCATCGATGGTCTGCTCGACACCCTTGGCCGAGAGCTTGCGGGGACGGAAGGGATTGATCGGAGCCTTGATCGAGGATGCCGAGACACTGCCCGGCATATACGAGTAGCGGCCCGCGTGCAGGATCTGGATGGCGATCTTGCCGTCTTCTTTGTGCACGGCGCCGGTGATCACCCGGTGCCGGTAGGCCTCGGTCTTATTGGTGAGCTTGGCGCCGAACGGCAGCAGCCAGCCGGTGCGGTTCGGGGCGTAGCCGCCGGTGATGATGAGGCCGACACCGCCGCGGGCGCGTTCGGCGAAGTAGGCGGCCAGGCGGTTGGTATCCCAGGCGCGATCCTCCAGGCCGGTATGCATCGATCCCATGATCACGCGATTGCGCAGTGTGGTGAAGCCGAGGTCGAGGGGCTCGAAAAGATGGGGGAACGAACTCATCGCTGAGTCTCACCTTTCTTCGGGTCCGCGTGCGGGGCTGTGCACGGGTTTTCAGGGCTTATGCGGTTGCAGGGCTTGCAGGACTTCGTCGCACCATTCGACGAATCCGGACTCCGCACGGATACCCGCGCGCAGGACGAGGTACTGGTGCAGCGGGGTGCCGGAGAGCTGATCCGGTGCCGGGAAGTCACGTTTCTCGATGAGGCGGAACAACTCGAGGCGCTGGTTGTGCTGGTCGCGATGGCGGACGACCTCGACGCAGAGCGCGCCGATATCGCCGTGCGCGGCGGCGCGGATCTTCACGCCGAGTTCGTTGCGCGGCATCTCGGTATCGGTCGGCGCGGCGATCCAGCGGGCCAGTTCGGTGCGACCCGCCTCGTTCACCGAATAGACCTTCTTATCCGGCCTGCCCTCCTGGACGACGGCCTCGCTGCTCAGCCAGCCGGATTCCTCCATGCGCTTGAGTACCCGGTAGATCTGCTGGTGGGTGGCGCGCCAGAAGAAGCCGATGGACTTGTCGAAGCGGCGCGCCAGCTCATAACCCGAACCAGCGCGCTCGGTCAGCGATACCAGCAGCGCATGCTCGAGTGCCATGGCGCAAGGTTATCGTTACACCCAGTACTATGCAACTCAGTGCATAGCGTTCCGAGGCGAAACCGCGCTGGCGCGCGGTCTTCGCTCCGGCCCACCGACGTCGGAATGCGTTGGCCCGGCAGCCCTGTATGCCGACGTGGTTGGGTTGTGTCGCCCGTGCCGGCGCGCGCATCCGCCCGGCCTGCGGGCGTTGAGCGGTCGGCCAACGTAGTCGTGCCGCCCAAAGACGTGGGCGGCGTCGAGTGTTGGGCCGCCCAGCGGCGCGATCGCGATTAGGCTGCGCGCATGACCGAGGTAGACGCGCGGGCGACTGTCGGGCAGGCGGCCGGGCGTGGGCAAGTGGTGGCGTGGGGGTTGTGGGATTGGGGGTCCTCGGCGTTCAACGCCGTGATCCTGACCTTCGTCTTCTCGGTGTACCTGACCGATAAGGTCGGTGACGATCTGCCGGGCGGGGTGTCGCCGAGCGCGTGGCTGGGGTGGGCGCTCGGTTTCGCGGGGTTCGTGGTGGCGCTCACCGCGCCGGTCAGCGGGCAGCGCTTCGACGCGAGCGCGAAACGCAAACGCTCCCTTGGGGTTTTGACCGCGCTGACCATCCTGTCGATGACGCTGATGTTCTTCGTCCACGACAACTATCACGACTTCTGGATGGGTCTGGTACTGCTCGGCTTCGGCTCGGCGTTCTTCGAACTCGCGGGTGTGCCGTACAACGCGATGCTGCGCCAGGTCTCCACCCCGGCCGATGTCGGGCGGGTCTCCGGATTCGGCTGGGCCATGGGCTATTTCGGCGGCATCTTCATCCTGCTGATCAGCTATTTCGGTTTCATCTCCGGCCACGGCGACAACCGCGGCCTATTCGGTGTGCCCGTCGATGATGGGACCAACATCAGGTTGGTCGCCATGCTGGCCGCCGTGTGGTTCGCGGCTTTCTCGCTCCCGGTGTTGTTCGCCGTACCCGAATTGCCACGCACCAACGCCGATCCCGGTGCGGAAAAGGCGGGTTTCTTCGGCTCGTACCGGGTGCTGTGGCGGGATCTGCGCGAACTCTGGGTCGTCGATCGCCGCACCGTCGCCTTCCTGATCGCCAGCGCGATATTCCGCGACGGTCTGGCCGGGGTGTTCACCTTCGGCGCGATCCTGGCGGTGCGGGTCTACGGCATCGCCGACTCCGATGTGCTGCTGTTCGGTATCGCCGCGAATGTCGTGGCGGCGCTCGGCGCGGTCACCGCGGGCCGCTTCGACGATCGCGTCGGCCCGAAGATCGTGATCGTCATATCCCTGGTTGCCATGGTGATCTGCGGCATCGCGCTACTGGTCGTCTCGGGTCCGGTGATGTTCTGGATCTTCGGTCTACTCCTGACCATCTTCGTCGGCCCCGCCCAATCCGCCGCCCGATCCTTCCTCACCCGCCTGGCACCACCCGGTCGTGAAGGCCAGATGTTCGGCCTCTATACCACCACCGGCCGCGCCGTATCTTTCCTCGCCCCAGCCCTTTTCGGCTTCTTCGTCTGGGCTTTCGACAGCGACCGCGCCGGCATCATCGGCATCGTGGTCGTCCTGGCCATCGGCCTCGCTGCCTTACTTCCCGTCCGTGGGCCGGATCGTGCCGTGCTCTAACTACTTGTCGGTACCGAGCGGTCATGCTCGCTGTCGTCAGCGTGTGCCGAGCAGCAGCGTCTGGGTGCTGCGCCCGATCGGGCCCTTCTCATCGAATAAGCGGGATTCGGTCAGGCCGATGCCGCTGCGTTCCGGATAGGTGACCGCGTCCAGGCACACCCATTCGCCGACCGGCTCGCGATGCAGGGTGACCGTGAGATCGGTGTTGATGAAGAAGTATCGGCCCCATGGCAGGACGGAGCTGACGCCGTTGCCGAAGTCGGCGGCGGCGAGGGTCCGCTCCAGCGGGCTGGGCGAGGTGCCGGCCACGATCGGATAGCGCAGGCGAATCCAGCACACGGCCGGGCCCGGGTTCCGGAAAGCGCCTGAGACGAAACGGTATTCGACGCCGGTGTGGAATCCGACCGGCTGATCGCTCGGGAAGCTGTGATCCGGGCTCTGCGGCACCGTGTCCGGACCGGGCTGGATACCGGTCGGCAGCACTTCGGCCGGCACGTCCAGTTCCGGCTCGGCCTGCCGCAGCCGCCAGGCGCTGGCCTTCAGCGCCGGTCCCTGGTCGGAACTCAGCGTGGCCTCGATCAGTTCGACACTGCGCCCGGGCTGGGTGACTCGTGCCGCGGCCCGGATGACTCGCGCCTCGGCCCGCAGCGGTGCGATCGGCACCGGCCCGAGAATCTCCACCGCCACCCGTGCGACCCGGCACTCCGGTTCCGGTCGGCACCGCTCGATCACATGCCCCAGCAGCGCCGACGGCGGCCCGGCGTGCTGAGCGTCCGGCGACCATGGCCCCCGAGTGAATTCGGTGGAATGGAACAGATCCGGATCCGAGGAGTCGGGCACGTAGAAGCCATCCATAGTGTCTGGAGCCTAGGCGGCGTTCAAGAATTCGGTGTTCTGGCGAGGGGGATGGCTACCTGGATGGTGGCTTCGTAGCGGACGGCGAGCAGCCCGCGAGCCTGGCCGTTCAGCCGTCGAGGCGCCGGTCGAAACGCCACCTGGCGCCTGAATGCACCGCCGACGCGCATGAGGCCTCTTGCGAGGGCCGTGGCGGTAATGGCGAGAGGTACTTGTCTATGAGACAGTGCCGTCGTGGCCAATCCTCAGCACCTGACCAATCCCGAGGCGCTGTACCAAGCTGTGGCGGAACGGCGTCTTCAATACGAGAACCTGCTCTGGCAGGTGCCCGCCGTCAGTCTGACCGCCCAAGCTTTCTTGTTCAGCGTCGCGCTGACCCAGGACATCGACTCTTTTCCGCAGATTCTGGCCGGTTTGCTCGCGATGACCGTGTCGGTCATCTCGATCATGCTCATGGCTAGCCATAGACGAGCCGAAAGCCGGGATGCTCAATGGCTGGAGCGCTTTGAGCAGCAGGAACTGGGCGCGGGCGCTTGGGGTGCACACGGCGCAGCATTCCGGTCGCAGAAAATCGCGGATCCCGACGCCGGCTGGTTTGCCAACCTGATAAACCTCAGGCTCATGTTCCAGGTGTGGGTCGTCGGTCTCGGAATGTTCGGCCTCGTAGCCATCTTGATGATCGTGAAGACCGTGATAATTATCGCCGTCTCCTGACTCGGGGCCAAGGCGCGGGCTCGTCGGGCTGGGGCATGGTCCTGTTCGTGGGCCCGGCCTACTCTCGGCTTCGACGGGGTGATACGTGTTGACCAGTGGCGAGGATGAACACACTGATCACCAACACCCACGCCGGGAAGACCAGAGTTACCCAGAAACTGAAGCTGAAGACCAGCAGCAAGGCCAGGGCGAGCAGGTAGGTGGTCACCACCAGCCATCGTGGCATCAGGCCGGTGCGCAACCAGATCGTGCCGAGCGAAATCATGAACACCCCGGCCATGCGCAACACGTAGACGTTGTTGATCTGCAGCATCACCTCACGGCCGAAGTAGACGATCTCGCCCTGGGAAGCGTCCGAGTGCCGGGAGATGGCAAGGATACCGCCCGCTATCCCCGTCGAGGCGAAAATCATGGCCAGGAACAGCAGCCCGCTGCCCAGGAATACCGTCGAGAAGAAGCGGTCCTCGAGATCTCCGAGCTGGTCGCGGACCACGCCGATGAACCACAGGAACGCGATGCCCGCGAAGGGCATCAGCACCAAGGCGACGGAGATTCGTGATCCGCTGCGTCCCACCCACGCGGTCTCCGAGAAGGGGTCGTCGGGGAGCGCGGTGTGCACCAGCGCGAGGGTGGACGAGAAGAGCGCGGCGAAGACGATGCCGGCGACCGCCGCCGCACGCGGCGTCCTGAGCTGGTGGAACTGCATCCCGCTCTGCGTATCGGCCATAAACAAATCTAATGCGAACTCGCCTTTCGCCATTGCCGAATCAGCCGAGTCGGTGATCCATCGGCTGTTCAGCAGGAGCCGCGTGGACGCTCCGTGCTGGCGCTCGAGCCGGAGGCCGGCTGGCTAGCGGTCCTTCGAGGGCCGCCAGGCGCTCATGCCGAGGGCGATGAGGCGGACCTGGCGGATGGTGCGGTCGATGATGGCGGGGTGGTCGCGGGGGGTGGCGGCGACGTAGTCGGCGATGCAGTCGGCGACGGTGGAGACGATCAGGTCGGCGGCCAGTTCGAGGTCCTCGGGAGGCCAGGAGTCCAATTCGGGAATGCGGGACAGGTCGACGACCAGTTCGCGGACGATCAGTTGGAGTTCGAGGGCGATGGCCTGCTGTAGGGCCGCCGAGCCGCCGCGGCGTTCGCGGGTGATGAAGCCGAACAGTTCGCGTTTGGTGGCGACCTGCTCGAAGACGAAGCGCACGGTTTCCGAGAGCCGGGCGTCGGGGGTGCGGCGCAATTGCCGCAGGGCCAGGCGCAACGCGCGGATACCCTCGTCGACCAGGGCCGCGCCGAGATCGTCGAGTGAGGCGAAGTGGCGGTAGAACGCGGTCGGCACGATGCCCGCGGAACGGGCGATTTCACGCAGGCTCAGCGCACCGAAGCCGCGCTCGGCGGCGAGCGCAAGCGTGCCGTCGAGCAGGGCCTGCCGGGTGCGCTCCTTGCGTTCCATCCGGGTAGCTGCGGGCTCGCTCATCGCAGTGAGCATACATCCGTTCACCATTCGTCCATTCCATGGATGTAGTTCGGGTCACATCAATTGCTGGTTGACAGTGGACCCGGTCCATCAGTCACACTTGTTGAGTGTACAGGCGTGCACTGAAATCTTCGCCGAAGAAGATCGGGCGCACGCCACCGTCGGACAAGCAGCGGCACCCAGCGGCGTGAGCCCCTGGTCCGGAGGCGGCCGTCACGCAGGACCCGCGCACGCCGCACATTGAACGGAGAACCTCATGGTGGGACTCATCGATCTGGTGCAAACCCTGACCACCCCGCACCCACTCGACCGCTACCTGGAACTCGTCCGCCCCACGCTGACGGCCCGGGAACTGCGCGCGGAGATCACCCATGTCCGCCGCTCGGTACCCGGATCGGTGACGCTCACCCTGCGTCCGACCCGGCAGTGGCGCGGCCACGCCGCCGGGCAATACGTGCAGATCGGGGTCGTGATCGACGGCATCCGCCACATCCGGTGCTACTCGCCGGTGAACCCGGAGGGCCGCCGGGACCGCCATATCCAACTGACCGTCAAGGCGCATCCGGGCGGACTGGTATCGCAGTACCTGTACCGCAACGCCGTGCCCGGCATGGTCGTCAGCCTCGAACCCGCCGCCGGCGTCTTCCGGCTGCCCGAGCCGCGCCCCGAACGGGTGCTACTGATCAGCGGCGGCAGCGGTATCACACCGGTGCTGTCCATGCTGCGCACGCTGGCGGAGGAGGGCTATCCGGGCGAGCTCGCCTTCCTGCACTACGCGAAATCGCCCGAGGCGGTGCCACATCGCGCGGAGCTGGAGGTGATCGCGCAGGCCAACAAGAACTTCCGCATCGAGATGCGCCATCCCGGCGACGGCTCCGGTTATTTCGATTACGACCAGCTCGAACGCGTCGCACCATGGTTCGCCGACGGCGAGACCTACGTCTGCGGGCCGCAGGGCCTGATGGCCGCGGTGCGCAAGATCTTCGAGGCCGAGCAGCTGAGCGATCGGCTGCATGCCGAGGAGTTCACCCTGGCCACCACGCCCGTCGACGCGGACGAGGCATTCGGCACGGTCAGCTTCTCGGCCAGCGGGAAGAACGCCGAAAACAACGGCGCCGTCCTATTGGAGCAGGCCGAGGCCGCCGGTCTGACACCGGAGTACGGCTGCCGCATGGGTATCTGCTTCTCCTGCACCGCGGTTCGGCGCACCGGCTGCACCCGCAACGTGCGCACCGGCGAAACCAATAGCGATCCGGACCAGCCCATCCAGCTCTGCATCAACGCGCCCGTCGGCGACGTCGAGATCGATATCTGAAAAGCTAAGGGGACCAAGCAATGACAATTTTGACCGAAACGAAAGACGGCCCGCTCGTACTGAGCCCGGACCAGGTCGAGGAACTCGGCCGCGCCCTCGACGACCTGCGCGCCCGCATCGTCGCCGATCTCGGCGACAGCGATCGCGAATACATCTACTCGATCATCAAGGCACAGCGCGGTTTCGAGATCGCCGGTCGCAGCCTGATGTACCTGGGCTTCCTGCCGCCGTTCTGGTTGGCCGCGGTCGCCGCGCTGAGTGTGTCGAAGATCCTGGACAATATGGAGATCGGCCACAACGTGATGCACGGCCAGTACGACTGGATGCGTGAGCGCGGCCTGAATTCCCGTGAGTTCGAATGGGATACGGTTTGCCCGGCGGACCAGTGGAAGCATTCGCACAACTACCTGCACCACACATACACCAACATCCACGGCATGGACCGCGATATCGGCTACGGCATCCTGCGCATGGACGAGAGCCAGAAGTGGAATCCGCTGCGCCTGGGCCAGCCGCTCTACGCCTTCGGGCTGATGGTGCTGTTCGAATGGGGCGTGATGGGCCATGACCTGGAGGTGGAGAACATCATTCGGGGCAAGCGCTCCTGGTCCGATATCAAGAAGCTGGTAAAGGGCCAGTGGCGCAAGGCCGGTCGGCAGGTCCTCAAGGACTACGTCGTGTT is part of the Nocardia sp. NBC_00565 genome and encodes:
- a CDS encoding ferredoxin reductase, encoding MVGLIDLVQTLTTPHPLDRYLELVRPTLTARELRAEITHVRRSVPGSVTLTLRPTRQWRGHAAGQYVQIGVVIDGIRHIRCYSPVNPEGRRDRHIQLTVKAHPGGLVSQYLYRNAVPGMVVSLEPAAGVFRLPEPRPERVLLISGGSGITPVLSMLRTLAEEGYPGELAFLHYAKSPEAVPHRAELEVIAQANKNFRIEMRHPGDGSGYFDYDQLERVAPWFADGETYVCGPQGLMAAVRKIFEAEQLSDRLHAEEFTLATTPVDADEAFGTVSFSASGKNAENNGAVLLEQAEAAGLTPEYGCRMGICFSCTAVRRTGCTRNVRTGETNSDPDQPIQLCINAPVGDVEIDI
- a CDS encoding fatty acid desaturase family protein, which gives rise to MTILTETKDGPLVLSPDQVEELGRALDDLRARIVADLGDSDREYIYSIIKAQRGFEIAGRSLMYLGFLPPFWLAAVAALSVSKILDNMEIGHNVMHGQYDWMRERGLNSREFEWDTVCPADQWKHSHNYLHHTYTNIHGMDRDIGYGILRMDESQKWNPLRLGQPLYAFGLMVLFEWGVMGHDLEVENIIRGKRSWSDIKKLVKGQWRKAGRQVLKDYVVFPALTGPLFVSTLAGNVTANLVRNLWAFSIIFCGHFPTGVQTFTEAETAEETRGEWYVRQMLGSANITGSKLFHIMSGNLSHQIEHHLFPDLPANRYPQLAPEVRELCEKYGLPYNTGSLGQQVGSVWMKIFKLALPPFLVGKESTPGVIVMRQQVVSSDLQAVASGNTTEVGV